In a genomic window of Wyeomyia smithii strain HCP4-BCI-WySm-NY-G18 chromosome 1, ASM2978416v1, whole genome shotgun sequence:
- the LOC129727330 gene encoding zinc finger protein 32-like isoform X1 gives MSLLECYPPGTCSFCTEQCTGAFRHVLVVNKEHQEQIHKVLQKLNLSLVLQKQLFHATCDKCRRMITTEYRIPEICFQIRPSAEFLDMKTEPLQDLGDADDEHSDSENTADETSFFPLEPETEMRVQGDNGEVFIINGIGEEQLDTSDFQGFDDLLKPVRMKRNRRKRDFPAEDLPTKKSRAMPIRHRCPYCNKGFADKCLMTTHIRWHTGEKPFKCKYCGKGFCENSKLTLHVRTHTGERPFFCPYCPKSFTQSVTLKIHIRVHTRETPYVCVHCNRGFTQSYNLTVHLRTQHNQITVYRGREVGVLPEHKCKICGKIYRSSKSFQLHLQLHDIGKLFDCPHCRKKYTYVHKCKAEEECEKKKDKIYDCKICGQEFKHQQSVVYHMSSKHKQFKYDNAAPIAENHESSEVSAS, from the exons ATGTCTCTGCTAGAATGTTATCC TCCCGGCACCTGCAGTTTTTGCACCGAGCAGTGTACAGGAGCTTTTCGACATGTTTTAGTCGTCAACAAAGAGCACCAGGAACAAATCCACAaggttttacaaaaattgaaccTATCACTCGTACTGCAAAAACAATTGTTCCATGCAACATGTGATAAATGTAGGAGAATGATAACTACCGAATATCGGATTCCGGAGATCTGCTTCCAAATTAGACCAAGCGCCGAGTTTTTAGATATGAAAACAGAGCCACTGCAAGACCTAGGCGATGCCGACGATGAGCATTCAGACAGTGAAAACACAGCTGATGAAACGTCTTTCTTCCCGTTAGAACCGGAGACAGAAATGCGCGTCCAAGGTGACAATGGAGAGGTATTTATCATTAATGGCATTGGTGAGGAACAATTAGATACCAGTGATTTCCAAGGTTTTGATGATTTGCTGAAACCTGTTCGTATGAAAAGAAATCGACGGAAAAGAGATTTTCCAGCGGAGGATTTGCCAACGAAAAAAAGTCGTGCAATGCCGATTCGGCATCGCTGCCCCTATTGCAATAAGGGTTTTGCGGACAAGTGTCTGATGACTACACATATTCGGTGGCATACCG GAGAAAAACCATTTAAATGTAAATACTGCGGAAAAGGTTTCTGCGAAAACTCCAAACTTACGCTCCATGTAAGAACACACACAG GTGAAAGGCCTTTCTTTTGTCCATATTGCCCAAAATCTTTCACACAGTCGGTAACGCTCAAAATACACATCCGCGTGCACACTCGTGAAACACCTTACGTGTGCGTACACTGTAACCGCGGTTTCACTCAATCATACAATCTGACGGTACATTTGCGAACGCAGCACAACCAAATCACAGTCTATCGGGGCCGCGAAGTAGGTGTCCTACCAGAACACAAATGTAAAATATGTGGTAAAATATACAGATCATCAAAGAGTTTTCAGCTGCATCTTCAGTTACATGATATTGGTAAGCTTTTCGATTGTCCGCATtgccgaaaaaaatacacctatGTACACAAATGCAAAGCAGAAGAAGAATGCGAGAAGAAAAAAGATAAAATTTATGATTGCAAAATCTGCGGTCAAGAATTTAAGCATCAACAAAGCGTAGTATATCATATGAGCAGCAAGCATAAACAGTTTAAATACGATAACGCTGCACCAATAGCTGAAAATCATGAAAGTAGTGAGGTGTCTGCAAGCTAA
- the LOC129727330 gene encoding zinc finger protein ZFP2-like isoform X2, whose translation MITTEYRIPEICFQIRPSAEFLDMKTEPLQDLGDADDEHSDSENTADETSFFPLEPETEMRVQGDNGEVFIINGIGEEQLDTSDFQGFDDLLKPVRMKRNRRKRDFPAEDLPTKKSRAMPIRHRCPYCNKGFADKCLMTTHIRWHTGEKPFKCKYCGKGFCENSKLTLHVRTHTGERPFFCPYCPKSFTQSVTLKIHIRVHTRETPYVCVHCNRGFTQSYNLTVHLRTQHNQITVYRGREVGVLPEHKCKICGKIYRSSKSFQLHLQLHDIGKLFDCPHCRKKYTYVHKCKAEEECEKKKDKIYDCKICGQEFKHQQSVVYHMSSKHKQFKYDNAAPIAENHESSEVSAS comes from the exons ATGATAACTACCGAATATCGGATTCCGGAGATCTGCTTCCAAATTAGACCAAGCGCCGAGTTTTTAGATATGAAAACAGAGCCACTGCAAGACCTAGGCGATGCCGACGATGAGCATTCAGACAGTGAAAACACAGCTGATGAAACGTCTTTCTTCCCGTTAGAACCGGAGACAGAAATGCGCGTCCAAGGTGACAATGGAGAGGTATTTATCATTAATGGCATTGGTGAGGAACAATTAGATACCAGTGATTTCCAAGGTTTTGATGATTTGCTGAAACCTGTTCGTATGAAAAGAAATCGACGGAAAAGAGATTTTCCAGCGGAGGATTTGCCAACGAAAAAAAGTCGTGCAATGCCGATTCGGCATCGCTGCCCCTATTGCAATAAGGGTTTTGCGGACAAGTGTCTGATGACTACACATATTCGGTGGCATACCG GAGAAAAACCATTTAAATGTAAATACTGCGGAAAAGGTTTCTGCGAAAACTCCAAACTTACGCTCCATGTAAGAACACACACAG GTGAAAGGCCTTTCTTTTGTCCATATTGCCCAAAATCTTTCACACAGTCGGTAACGCTCAAAATACACATCCGCGTGCACACTCGTGAAACACCTTACGTGTGCGTACACTGTAACCGCGGTTTCACTCAATCATACAATCTGACGGTACATTTGCGAACGCAGCACAACCAAATCACAGTCTATCGGGGCCGCGAAGTAGGTGTCCTACCAGAACACAAATGTAAAATATGTGGTAAAATATACAGATCATCAAAGAGTTTTCAGCTGCATCTTCAGTTACATGATATTGGTAAGCTTTTCGATTGTCCGCATtgccgaaaaaaatacacctatGTACACAAATGCAAAGCAGAAGAAGAATGCGAGAAGAAAAAAGATAAAATTTATGATTGCAAAATCTGCGGTCAAGAATTTAAGCATCAACAAAGCGTAGTATATCATATGAGCAGCAAGCATAAACAGTTTAAATACGATAACGCTGCACCAATAGCTGAAAATCATGAAAGTAGTGAGGTGTCTGCAAGCTAA